One Selenomonadales bacterium DNA window includes the following coding sequences:
- a CDS encoding thioredoxin family protein, translated as WCGPCRRVVPIVEEIAEENPDIKVGKVNVDEEVELAEKFGVMSIPMLVVLKNGEVVNQSVGMKPKHQILEMIDEA; from the coding sequence CATGGTGTGGTCCTTGCCGCAGGGTGGTACCGATCGTTGAGGAGATCGCGGAGGAGAATCCCGATATCAAGGTGGGTAAGGTCAATGTCGATGAGGAGGTTGAGCTCGCGGAGAAGTTCGGCGTGATGAGTATTCCGATGCTTGTTGTGCTGAAGAATGGCGAGGTCGTGAATCAGTCGGTCGGCATGAAACCGAAACATCAGATTTTGGAGATGATCGATGAGGCGTAA